Proteins encoded in a region of the Nicotiana tomentosiformis chromosome 9, ASM39032v3, whole genome shotgun sequence genome:
- the LOC108947729 gene encoding protein PXR1-like: MEKEEDDNLTMAERVRDNKKRLLAKDVKIIVKRVKQFAKKVKPHNKRAHTTRSKQKVILEKVAEASKKKRKESEEFRIRGEPSDVEAIDLESDEEKEVEKVPLIRKKKTNASGTASKKKRIPSKRTPEKEEESKFIWNC, encoded by the coding sequence ATGGAGAAAGAGGAAGATGACAACTTGACTATGGCTGAGAGGGTAAGAGATAACAAGAAAAGGTTATTGGCTAAGGATGTTAAGATCATCGTGAAGAGGGTAAAACAGTTTGCCAAGAAAGTGAAACCACATAATAAAAGAGCTCATACCACTAGGAGTAAACAGAAAGTCATTCTTGAGAAGGTTGCTGAAGCAAgcaagaaaaagagaaaagagagTGAAGAGTTTAGGATAAGGGGTGAGCCCTCTGATGTGGAGGCTATAGATCTGGAAAGTGATGAAGAAAAGGAGGTTGAGAAGGTCCCTCTAataaggaagaagaaaacaaatgcATCCGGAACTGCTAGCAAAAAGAAAAGGATTCCTTCGAAAAGGACTCctgaaaaggaagaagaaagcaAGTTCATCTGGAACTGCTAG
- the LOC104111329 gene encoding AMSH-like ubiquitin thioesterase 3: MRRPATMNVDAMTRKVAVDHRIPLRNYYRIANNLLRQANIHRGEKNIIDLYIILMRYSSLVTETIPDHRDYLALHPEERALSKRMLSTVLDELEGLKPEFQRQRKRMDKAQAATQTSQLNNQENLPYRSVGNSLVRPYTNNKASSDYDNKWAVSNAPSSLWKQNKDYSGVSSSSSIDMQFQKLSLNFPVPKQETLSRHSLLGPNGLHGQWSRPSSKIKVNYPANADLSSNELLSLNQVGDDGSFVSNDTGLKVDKSPMESILSLDDGRWLHPSEDSCSPIFDDMRSDHIPLSNLRQPSPPPVLAQIQQEFRTISPSKVADPRPGPAKSFQDGPPGSNSYQHLHVPVRLMEDFLRLARENTAKNLETCAVLAGSLRNRVFHITTLIVPKQESTSDSCSTLNEEEIFEVQDKLSLFPLGWIHTHPSQTCFMSSVDLHTHYSYQIMLPEAIAIVMAPTDKASPHGIFHLSDPAGVSVIRNCQQRGFHPHEEPEDGSPIYEHCSHVYMNANMKFDVIDLR, encoded by the exons ATGAGACGGCCGGCGACTATGAACGTTGACGCGATGACTCGGAAAGTCGCCGTCGATCATCGAATTCCTCTCCGCAATTACTATCGAATCGCCAATAATCTCCTCCGACAG GCCAATATTCACCGTGGGGAGAAGAATATCATAGACTTGTATATAATACTAATGAGATATTCAAG TTTGGTTACTGAAACAATACCCGACCATCGAGACTACCTAGCTTTGCATCCAGAAGAAAGAGCATTATCGAAAAGG ATGCTTTCAACAGTGCTAGATGAACTAGAGGGGTTAAAACCGGAATTCCAGCGCCAGCGGAAAAGAATGGATAAAGCTCAAGCAGCAACTCAGACTTCCCAACTTAATAATCAGGAGAACCTTCCCTACAGATCAGTTGGAAATTCTTTAGTACGGCCCTATACCAATAATAAAGCATCTTCTGATTATGACAATAAATGG GCCGTCAGCAATGCACCTTCATCTTTGTGGAAGCAGAATAAAGATTACTCTGGTGTTTCATCCTCGAGTTCGATCGATATGCAGTTCCAGAAGCT ATCTCTCAATTTTCCTGTTCCAAAGCAAGAAACACTGTCAAGGCACTCGCTTTTAGGCCCAAATGGTCTTCACGGTCAATGGTCCCGACCTAGTTCCAAGATAAAG GTGAATTACCCAGCAAATGCTGATTTAAGTTCAAATGAGCTTTTGAG CCTCAATCAGGTTGGTGATGATGGCTCGTTCGTGTCTAATGACACTGGCTTGAAGGTGGATAAGTCTCCTATGGAATCGATTCTTTCTTTGGATGATGGACGGTGGTTACACCCTTCTGAAGATTCTTGTTCTCCAATTTTTGATGATATGCGGAGTGATCATATTCCTTTAAGTAACTTAAGGCAACCTTCGCCGCCTCCAGTTCTGGCGCAAATACAACAAGAATTTCGTACCATATCTCCATCCAAAGTTGCAGATCCAAGACCTGGACCAGCTAAATCCTTTCAGGACGGGCCACCTGGTTCAAACTCTTATCAACATTTGCATGTT CCAGTGAGACTGATGGAAGATTTCTTAAGATTAGCTCGAGAAAATACAGCAAAGAATTTAGAAACTTGTGCTGTTCTTGCTGGTTCACTG AGGAACCGTGTTTTTCACATCACTACTCTTATTGTCCCAAAGCAGGAGTCGACTTCTGATTCT TGTTCAACATTGAATGAAGAAGAAATTTTTGAGGTTCAGGACAAGCTCTCTCTCTTTCCTCTTGGTTGGATACAT ACACATCCTTCACAAACCTGTTTTATGTCATCAGTTGACCTGCACACTCATTACTCATATCAG ATTATGTTGCCAGAAGCGATTGCAATAGTGATGGCTCCTACAGACAAAGCGAG CCCTCATGGTATATTTCATTTGTCTGATCCTGCTGGCGTGTCTGTTATCCGGAATTGTCAGCAGCGTGGTTTTCATCCTCATGAGGAGCCTGAGGATGGAAGTCCGATATATGAACACTGTTCTCATGTCTATATGAATGCAAACATGAAGTTTGATGTTATAGACCTTCGTTAA